The window GTCGGGGTCGACGCCCTCCTCGCGGACGAGGTACGCGGCGCCGTCCACCTGGTCGGAGAGATCCCAGCCGCCCATGTGACGGTAGATCGCCGTGCGCCAGTCGCCCCCGTATCCGGCGGAGCCGCGGTAGTCGATGTCGAGCACCGTGTAGCCCTGGGCCGCCAGGAAGTGGTGGAACATGTATTCCCGGTAGTAGTTCGACCACCAGTTGTGGACGTTGTGCAGGTATCCCGCCCCGTGGACGAAGATGACGCCGGCCCCGTTGGGTTCGACCCCGAAGTCGGCCGGGCGGTAGATGCGGGCGGGCACGGGCACCCCGTCGCGGGCCTCGAAGTGCACGATCTCGGGCCTGAGCCAGGGGAAGCCGAGCCACGTCTCGGTAGGGGAGGTCGTGACCTGGGCCATCGCGGCGCCCGGCGCGGCGTCGGCGAGGTAGAGTTCGGGTGGCCGGTTCGCGCGCGAATGGAGGACGGCGAAGCGACGCCCGTCGGGCGATGGCGTGACGGTGAACGAACCCTCTCCCTCGAGGAGTTGAACCCGGTCCGAACCATCGAACTCCATGCGCCACGGATGCTGGTCGAAGGGTGACAACTCGCTCGTCTGCATCAGGAACGAATCCCATCCATCGGGAATCGTCACGCCGAGGACCTCCCACTCTCCGGCCGTGAGCGCCTCGCGGTCCCCGCCGTCGGCGTTGATCGCGTACAGGTGGGAGTAGCCGGTCTCCTCGCTCACGTACCAGGCGCGGGGCATCTCGCCCGCCGCCTCCGCCGGGAGCCAGCCGATGCAGCCCGCGCCCTGGAAGCCGAAGCAGGGGCCGCCGACCCACGCCTCGTCGTAGTGGGTGTCCAGCATCGTGAGCGCGCCGGTCGCCGCCTCCCAGGCGTAGAGGCGCCACGTCTTGTAGTCGTAATCGACCGCGAATACGAGCCCGTGCGAGCCGGAGTCGTTCCAGCCCGCGAAGCTCGCGACGGCGAGGCGGTCGTCGGATTCGGAGTCGCCCGCCTCGGATTCCGACTCCCCCGACTCCCCGGATTCCGCCTCCCCGGATTCCGGATCGGAGCCATCGCCGGTGAGGTCGAGCCAAGTGGCTTCGCCCGTTTCGGCATGGACCACGGCGAGCCTGGACTCACCCTGTTCGTCGCCCACCTTGGGCCGCATCTCGGTGTTCTCGGTGTAGCCGGACTCCGTGATCCAGAGGGGGATGTCGGTGCGCCGGCCGCCATCGTTGAAGGTGCCGCGGGTCGCGGTGACCGCGATCCACGTGCCGGTGGGATCGGCGACGAGCGACTGCGCGCGCTCGCCCTGCGCGAGGTGCAGGGTCTCGCGCTGTCCGGCCTCGCGGAGTTCCCGGCGCTCCTCGGCGCGCTCCTCCCGGATCTCCTGCACGCGGATGTGCTCGAACAGCTCTCGCTGCTGCTCTTCGAGGAAGGCCTTGTGTCCTTCCGCCTCGGGGTCTTCGGGCTGCTCCGGCCCGCCCACCGCGGTGAGCTGCCGGATCTCGCCGTCGTCGATGTCGAAGGCGAAGAGGTTGTTCCCGCGGCGGAAGAAGATGGAGGCACCGTCGCCGGAGAATACGGGACTCACCTCGGCGTCCTCGGTGTGGGTGAGCCGCCGGGTCGCGGCGCCGTCCCGCTCGATGAGATAGAGGTCTCCACCGGAGGACGTCACGCGCCAGCGGCCATCCGGGGACACGTCGCCCGGCGCCAGGGTGGGGCCGAGGCGCAGCTCTTCCTCGTCATCGACGCGCTCGGGCGTGCCGCCGGTCGAACGGACCCGATAGAGGGCGCGCTGCTCGTGCCACTCGGCGCCGCCCGGGAGCCAGCGGAAGTAGATCCACTCGCCGTCGTCGGACCAGCTCACGCCGACGGGCGCCTGCCCCACGTGCTCGGAGCCCCGCATGATGGACTCGAG is drawn from Candidatus Palauibacter polyketidifaciens and contains these coding sequences:
- a CDS encoding prolyl oligopeptidase family serine peptidase, producing the protein MKSSATFQRAVFRRIPVRPAGRGGAWISAAAIAVSAAWVAAAPPLQAQNLASFEPVPARDNTFALTLESIMRGSEHVGQAPVGVSWSDDGEWIYFRWLPGGAEWHEQRALYRVRSTGGTPERVDDEEELRLGPTLAPGDVSPDGRWRVTSSGGDLYLIERDGAATRRLTHTEDAEVSPVFSGDGASIFFRRGNNLFAFDIDDGEIRQLTAVGGPEQPEDPEAEGHKAFLEEQQRELFEHIRVQEIREERAEERRELREAGQRETLHLAQGERAQSLVADPTGTWIAVTATRGTFNDGGRRTDIPLWITESGYTENTEMRPKVGDEQGESRLAVVHAETGEATWLDLTGDGSDPESGEAESGESGESESEAGDSESDDRLAVASFAGWNDSGSHGLVFAVDYDYKTWRLYAWEAATGALTMLDTHYDEAWVGGPCFGFQGAGCIGWLPAEAAGEMPRAWYVSEETGYSHLYAINADGGDREALTAGEWEVLGVTIPDGWDSFLMQTSELSPFDQHPWRMEFDGSDRVQLLEGEGSFTVTPSPDGRRFAVLHSRANRPPELYLADAAPGAAMAQVTTSPTETWLGFPWLRPEIVHFEARDGVPVPARIYRPADFGVEPNGAGVIFVHGAGYLHNVHNWWSNYYREYMFHHFLAAQGYTVLDIDYRGSAGYGGDWRTAIYRHMGGWDLSDQVDGAAYLVREEGVDPDRMGIYGGSYGGFITLMALFTAPESFAAGGALRAVTDWAHYNHWYTSRILNLPHEDEEAYRQSSPIYFAEGLEGHLLIAHGMYDTNVHFSDVVRLAQRLIELGKENWEMAVYPVENHGFVEPSSWTDEYRRIYELFERVIGGGQGASANGASPNGEGG